The following are encoded in a window of Gymnogyps californianus isolate 813 chromosome 21, ASM1813914v2, whole genome shotgun sequence genomic DNA:
- the ENO1 gene encoding alpha-enolase: protein MSILKIHAREIFDSRGNPTVEVDLFTNKGLFRAAVPSGASTGIYEALELRDNDKTRYMGKGVSKAVEHVNKTIAPALISKNVNVVEQEKIDKLMLEMDGSENKSKFGANAILGVSLAVCKAGAAEKGVPLYRHIADLAGNAEVILPVPAFNVINGGSHAGNKLAMQEFMILPVGADSFKEAMRIGAEVYHNLKNVIKEKYGKDATNVGDEGGFAPNILENKEALELLKTAISKAGYSEKVVIGMDVAASEFYRDGKYDLDFKSPDDPSRYISPDQLADLYKGFVKNYPLVSIEDPFDQDDWAAWKKFTGSVGIQVVGDDLTVTNPKRIAKAVEEKSCNCLLLKVNQIGSVTESLQACKLAQSNGWGVMVSHRSGETEDTFIADLVVGLCTGQIKTGAPCRSERLAKYNQLLRIEEELGSKARFAGRNFRNPCIH from the exons ATGTCCATTCTCAAGATCCATGCACGTGAAATCTTTGACTCTCGTGGGAATCCCACTGTTGAGGTAGACCTGTTTACGAACAAAG GTCTGTTCAGAGCTGCTGTTCCCAGCGGTGCCTCAACTGGAATCTATGAAGCTCTGGAGCTTCGTGACAATGACAAGACACGCTACATGGGGAAAG GTGTCTCAAAAGCTGTTGAGCACGTCAATAAAACAATTGCACCTGCACTGATTAGCAAG AATGTAAACGTTGTGGAGCAAGAAAAGATTGACAAACTGATGCTGGAAATGGATGGATCGGAGAACAAAT cCAAATTTGGTGCCAATGCCATCTTGGGTGTATCTCTGGCTGTATGCAAAGCTGGTGCTGCTGAGAAGGGTGTCCCCTTGTACCGTCACATTGCTGACCttgctggaaatgcagaagtCATTCTTCCGGTTCCT GCTTTCAATGTGATCAATGGTGGCTCCCATGCTGGCAATAAGCTGGCTATGCAGGAGTTCATGATCCTCCCTGTGGGTGCTGACAGTTTCAAGGAGGCAATGCGCATTGGTGCAGAGGTCTATCACAATCTAAAGAATGTAATCAAGGAGAAGTATGGCAAGGATGCAACCAATGTGGGTGATGAGGGTGGCTTTGCCCCCAACAtcctggaaaataaagaag CTCTGGAGTTGCTGAAGACTGCTATCAGCAAGGCTGGCTACTCTGAGAAGGTTGTCATTGGCATGGATGTGGCTGCCTCAGAGTTCTACCGTGACGGAAAGTATGACCTGGACTTCAAATCCCCTGATGATCCCAGCAGATACATTTCTCCTGATCAGCTGGCTGACCTGTACAAGGGCTTTGTCAAGAACTACCCCT TGGTGTCCATTGAAGACCCGTTTGACCAGGATGACTGGGCTGCCTGGAAGAAGTTCACTGGGAGTGTTGGCATCCAGGTGGTTGGTGATGATCTGACTGTGACCAATCCAAAGCGTATTGCCAAGGCTGTGGAGGAGAAATCCTGCAACTGCCTCCTTCTTAAGGTCAACCAGATTGGCTCAGTGACAGAGTCCCTGCAAGC CTGCAAGCTTGCCCAGTCCAATGGCTGGGGTGTGATGGTGAGTCATCGCTctggagaaacagaagataCCTTCATTGCTGATCTGGTAGTTGGTCTCTGCACTGGTCAG ATCAAAACTGGTGCCCCTTGCCGATCTGAGCGTCTAGCCAAGTACAACCAGCTGCTGAG AATTGAAGAGGAGCTTGGCAGCAAGGCGCGTTTTGCTGGAAGGAACTTCAGGAACCCTTGCATCCATTAA
- the CA6 gene encoding carbonic anhydrase 6, protein MTNNGHSVQIDLPPTMHISRGLPGLYTAVQMHLHWGGLDLETSGSEHTIDGMRYFAELHIVHYNSADYSSFEEAKDKPNGLAVLAFLYADGHFENTYYSEFISKLAKIRFAGQSTKLISLDVQAMLPENLLRFYRYQGSLTTPPCSESVIWTIFHSPIVLSHTQISLLENTLLDWQNRTLRNDYRHAQPLNGRVVESSFRAKLTQEQCHPEEFSLRLEQIQMQLQDMKRELLNGVSHIGTAGNVTAGFLVISGIKSSTFPAFYFPVENIESFVKVHPLHDMSLQAFTLCFWTKAQHAGSQTILSYSTQERDNELVMTVGTEVGLWIGGHFISFPLYHKAQDWLHYCMAWASQSGMANLWLNGAAGKAKSIQKGYVSQAGGTLVLGKDRDTLLGTFSNGFAGWMTHVNLWSQVLSPADVRALALCKPGQLKGDVIAWGETSMTLLGGVVLESDTSCQ, encoded by the exons ATGACCAACAACGGTCACTCTG ttcagattGATTTGCCACCCACCATGCACATCTCCAGAGGACTCCCAGGCCTCTACACAGCTGTACAGATGCATCTGCACTGGGGTGGCCTGGACCTGGAGACCAGCGGCTCTGAACACACCATAGATGGGATGAGATACTTCGCAGAG CTGCACATTGTCCATTACAACTCAGCTGACTACTCAAGCTTTGAAGAAGCCAAAGACAAACCAAACGGATTAGCTGTGCTTGCCTTCCTGTATGCG GATGGGCACTTCGAGAATACCTACTACAGTGAATTCATTTCCAAACTGGCAAAAATCAGGTTTGCAG GTCAATCAACAAAACTCATTTCTCTGGATGTCCAAGCCATGCTGCCAGAAAACCTCTTGCGCTTCTACAGGTACCAGGGCTCACTAACAACCCCACCTTGCTCCGAGAGTGTGATCTGGACCATCTTTCACTCTCCGATTGTCCTGTCACACACACAG ATCAGCCTCCTGGAGAACACCTTGCTGGACTGGCAAAACAGGACGCTGCGCAACGACTACCGGCACGCTCAGCCCCTCAACGGGCGGGTGGTGGAGTCCTCCTTCAGAGCCAAACTCACCCAAG AACAGTGCCATCCAGAAGAATTCAGCCTCAGACTGGAACAAATCCAGATGCAGCTCCAAGACATGAAGAGAGAGTTGCTGAATGGAGTGAGCCACATAG GCACAGCAGGAAATGTAACAGCTGGCTTTTTGGTTATTTCAGGTATTAAATCCAGCACTTTTCCAGCTTTCTACTTCCCTGTGGAAAACATTGAGAGTTTTGTGAAAGTTCATCCCCTCCATGATATGTCTCTCCAAGCCTTCACCTTATGTTTCTGGACAAAAGCCCAGCATGCTGGCAGTCAGACTATTCTCTCCTACTCCACACAGGAGAGGGATAATGAGCTAGTGATGACCGTGGGCACAGAGGTGGGATTGTGGATAGGAGGCCATTTCATCAGCTTCCCCCTGTACCACAAGGCACAAGATTGGTTGCACTACTGTATGGCATGGGCCTCCCAGTCTGGAATGGCAAATTTGTGGCTCAATGGAGCAGCTGGTAAAGCAAAGAGTATCCAGAAGGGGTATGTGAGCCAGGCTGGAGGGACACTTGTCCTTGGGAAAGATAGAGACACTCTTCTTGGGACGTTCTCCAACGGTTTTGCAGGGTGGATGACTCACGTGAACCTGTGGAGCCAAGTTCTCAGTCCTGCAGATGTTCGGGCACTTGCACTGTGCAAACCAGGGCAACTGAAGGGAGATGTCATAGCATGGGGAGAAACCTCCATGACCCTCTTGGGTGGGGTAGTTCTGGAGTCTGACACCAGCTGTCAGTGA